One Raphanus sativus cultivar WK10039 unplaced genomic scaffold, ASM80110v3 Scaffold2844, whole genome shotgun sequence genomic window, CTTTCAGTTTATAAGTCCTCATGGGATTGCTCTTAGTTCATTAAAAGGTTGGATCTTTTGGAGTTTCTGTTAGTTTGTTTAAAGGTTGGATCTTTTGGAGTTTGTTTAAAGGTTGGATCTTTTGAAGTTTCATTTAGTTTATTACAAAGGTTGGATCTTTTGGAGTTTCTGTTTCTGTTAGTTTGTTTAAAGGTTGGATCTTTGGAGTTTGTTTAAAGGTTGGATCTTTTGAAGTTTCATTTAGTTTATTAGAAAGGTTGGATCTTTTGGAGTTTCTGTTTCTTGTTTCATCGGATCATTGACTTTCCTAGTTTCATCTCATCATTCTTCATCTATATATTGCCCGACTTCACAGTTTCATTTTCTAATGTCGATTCTAAGCCCAATAAAAAATAACCAAAGTTATAAACTAACAGTTGATGTATAATCTGATACCGTCTTGTTTAGGACACAAAAAGTTATTTACTCTTTTCTTCCAGAATAGAAAAAGACAAATTATCCGCATATGTATCCTCCTCTGGGTTATCCTATCACTGtctcatcttcttttctatAGACGATTTTTGCTATATCTTAAGTTCCGGAATCAGTCTTTTAATGTTGAcagtattttggttttttttttttgtaacgcaCGTGATTTATTgtgtgtgattttttaattatatcatGCTAAGATCCATCTGATAACATGCTTACATGAAAACCACATACAATAAAGCGCATCACTTATTTACATACATACAATACAGCTAGCGCATCACTTTTTTACCGAATTATGTAATAGTTTTTGCTGAAatcaatcaatttttttctttttggatttaGTGGTTTCATGGatctagtatttttttttgccatctatttaatattattaatgaGTCTAAAGCCTAAATACAACAAAGCCCAAAAGATAGGATctaaaaaacatacaaaacacAATTACTTAAACTAAAGGCCTAACACTGGCCCAAACTTAACCGAACCCAAAACTGGCCCAACTGAAACACCGAAATGCAGCATTTAGACCCGCACCGAAACATGTGTCGATCTGAGGAAAGAAAGAGAGCACGTGTTGAAACCTCAAACAACGAGGCACACGCGTCACAAAGCAACCGACAACGAAGTGTCGCTTCACCGGACACCGAGAAACATGCCAGAAACCAGAAATCCGGCCCTTATCACCTTCACTTTCTTTGCTCCTTCCACCGGAGAACTTCTATCGCGAGTATCACCGAGATCACATCCAATCGTAGAGCCACCACACACACCGACGCTGGAAATCTCATCCTTAGACTCCAAAACCGTCCTTTACAAAATTACCTCTCTTCAACACCTTTGCTTCATCAGAATCAGAGAGATCAATCGAGCAATTCGACATCTCATCCAAAGAAACCACGACCCGACAACCTATGAAACCACACCAGACTAAAAACCTATCCTTAGAACCTATGTTATCGACACAAAAAATCGGCGGCGCAAGGCAGAGAGCCTTCACTCCCCAGAGGCAAAGCCGGCGACGACAAGAGCGTTAGAAATCTCCTCGCCCCAAAAGCAAAACCGACCAGACACAATAGAAGGACTTCGATAATCCATATTTTTCCAAGCGACATGCAAACaagaaaggaaaataaaattaaaaaaacgaaAGCTGGACCGGCAGAGCCGGACCTGTACATATTATCACGAAACATTCGGATGGAGCCCCCActtcaaaaaaagttttatgtatGTTCTTCCATGTATGTTTATGTATACAAAAACGTTGATAAAAAAGAGTTTGTGGTAGTAAATAAAGATGTAAATGGAATGGGCCAGAGgtagttataatttaaattataataaatcattctttgttttcttcttctagacAAGACGTTGTCTGCCGGGTCGTTCGTAGCCAAATGGTTACTGAGCTCTGCCTTCGCGTCCTGGCGTGAGGGGTTCGACCCCTccttacctcagtttgaggattaaaTGTCCAAAATGActaaaattgacaaaaaaaaaaaaaaaaaaaaaaaaaaaaaaaaaaaaagacaagacgTTGTCTCAACTTCATTTCACTAGAAGcaatatttgttaaaaatcaGTATGGCATGACCGAGAGATGAACGGATTTTAACGAGACGTTCTCTCAGCTTCTTTCAAAATTGTAACTGACTTTAACAAATACTATTTGTTGCTCACTCATCTGAATCTCAACagattaaattgtttttaaattttaattagtcaaatttttaatataaagactaaactatagtatatatatatttggaataGGGCCCTAATTTGACAGGTCCGGCTCTGTGGACCGGCCGTGGCTGTGAAAGCCCCTCCGCCAGCCGGAACCACTATTTCCGATGGAATTCTAGAAAGAAGTCAGAGCAAcgatatctctctctctaaaagttATTGTTCTCGACCATATTTTGCATCATTCATGGATCTAGTAAATTTAGATGTACTTATTACTTACAAGATTTATTGAAACTAACACAATTTAAAGTAGCTTTCTTCCTTGGTCTCTGTATGACTGTTCTTGTTAAGCTAACCTCCTGTGGGGATGTATATATGTTAATACAAATACCATAAAATGATTAATGAATAGTTTAATGCGACAGTTTAATTCATTACTACATCATTCGATAAGATGTTGTTTAGGGAGGGGTACACCAGAGATattgttttcaaataaaaaattatctcAGGAAAGAAAAAGTCAAATTGTAACTAGAGTTATCATCAGTACATGCAAAGCCGTGCGAGCGTATATTGTTGCCATAGGCGAATTATGAaaatctatataataaaaataataattcatattataacagagaaaaatataaaaataattatactaataaaatagtaattgtACAAGaagattttctatttattaaaaatattagtcaagtatttatcattaaattttataactaattttaaataaaattaattactcAATATTATATGTCATAACCGACAAAGAAATTTTTactaactttagtttttttaatataaatgcaTGCAGAACGATGAATCACCAATATCTAATATTCTAGTTCTTTTACAATTAGTTACATTGTTTGTTACTTAGTAAATCCATGTATTTGTTAGATATAACCTCAtgtttttaacataaattatcATAGACTCAAATTTTTATGGTTATATTATGCTTATGATGGTAATAGATGATGCCCttgatttcttaatttttttttgttgccgTAAAAGGCTTCTTTTTCTAACACTGTCGCACGGCGAAGATATTATCACCATTATAACTAGAGTTATCATCAGTACATGGTCCGTTACAACTACGTACATTCtctttgaaaaaaagaaagtatATATCGTTTTGAAGAAACCGAATTTGatcgtttttcttcttttgccCAACTACGTACATTCTCTTTGAGAGCATGCAAGCTCACTCCCACAGCCACTTATTTGATTCAGACATCAATCACTTGCTACGTATTccgttaaatttttttatttaaagttagtAAACTTGAACTTACTAAAGATTTAGTGTTTCACTTAGATTTGTCGAGGTTAAATAAAGTCCACACACTTGAATACACATATATGGTTCACCACcgaataaaaaattgtaaaattcgGTGATTTTTTGGAATGTCAAATGAATCCTCGGAGCTTCTTCTCACCAACTTCTTCAACCCCGTCTGCAAATCCGTCGTGGGTTTATACCCAAGCTCTCGTTGAGCCAAGCTGATATTAGCATGAGTGAATTGATCGTCGGCGTTTCGCGGCATCTTCATCACGTTCCTCTTGGGCCTTCACTTTCAGCTGATATTAGGCCAGCTCCATTGATAGTTTTAGACATGTTCCTCTTGGGTCTTCACTTTCAGCTGATATTAGGCCCAGCTCCATTGATACTTTTAGACTAAGTATCTAAGcctaaaaagttttaaaatataataaaaagatgcAAGAAAAATGAGTCGAATTGTCCTACTGATCCAGTTATTATCctaaataaaatcattattttttttactttaagaTATTCAAGTATCTAATCAATGTGCATGTTTGTCCAAATAAACCTTCTTATAAATCAGTATCTAATCAATGTGGTTGTCCTTAGCATAATGTGGTAGTCCTTAGCATCAATTTTGCTACGGatttttctctaaatttctATACATTTCCAATAAacgtgttccaaaaaaaaaaaaattccaataaatgagccttcttattttttattttttgtccaAATGAGCCTTCTTATAAATCTTCCTATGTAGGGTAAAATAGGGTTGATGTAAGTCATTTTTAGTCTtttatttaaaccaatttttaaacCTTACGAGGTTTAGTTAATTTcttctttcaaaaaatattaaattaattcaaaaaaaaaaaactgttttacaTTTGGTGTTACATTgggataatttttttataaaaccagaAGAAAGCTTCAAGAAACTATCCCGTTGCAACCAGGGGCGGACCCACTCAGAGGTAAGTGGTTTCAATTGACACCACGAAAAAGAGAATAAATAGAAGTTTTTAAGATGAAACATAAAGAATCTGTGGCAAATTTGGTTAAAGCTCCCTCATTGAACCCACACATTTTGGGTTCGAACCTTCCAATAGCAACTTTGAACccagtcattttttttttctgggacCGCCACTGGTTGCAACCcatagaattaaaaataaactaaacaatattgATAAACTACACAAATTgatgtttagtttatttttaaataaaaaatacaaaggGCAATGAGACTGTCTTCTGTCCAGGACACTTTACATCCCATTTTCTCAAGTGTTCATGTTTACATCAACAGCGCGCAAGTGTCTCATTCCTAAAGCATCTCTAGATGGTCAATAAGACTGTTCTCTGTCCAGGACACTTTACATCCCATTTTCTCAAGAAACTCAGCAAACTTCACATCTCTCTTAGAGATTCatcacacacaaaaaaaagagcTTAGATTCTTCACACAACTAGTCAAAGACGAAACTTTGAGCTAATCAAATTTCACATAAACTTAGTATTACCTGCAGGCTGGCTGTTCCACAACCTTCAACAATGACAGTTTCACCAGTAATGTTAGCACCAGCAAGAAAATAATTAGCACTAGACGCATCACCTTCACCTTCTACATTAGCATTACCAGGCGACCTAAATCAATTTTGCCATTTGGTCAGTCATTCTTCTGTGTCAATCTGATTCTAAGTTATGACCGTCTTACTTGTATTTCTGACCGTCTCGTGACAAAGTACGATCACAGCTATCACTATGCTCGGCACTAACACCAAAACGTTCCATCACCTTCAATGTCATTTCAACATATGGAACAGAAATCATTTTATCAATGATCTCAATCTCCACGTCTCCAAGAGCTAAAGGAGCTGCCATGAGAAGAGCGGTCAAGTACTGACTACTGATAGCTTCACctgaaaaatacaaaacatgtCTAATGTGTCAATCAAGAAACCATTTCTTGTGGATTAGCTTAAAATACTATAATTTCGAATAAAATTCATTTCAAAACATGCATAGGTCAATTATCACATGCATTGCATCCTCAAGATGTCCCCGTAACGTTTCGATGGTGTTTCCG contains:
- the LOC130506058 gene encoding 3-phosphoshikimate 1-carboxyvinyltransferase, chloroplastic-like; translation: MRGEAISSQYLTALLMAAPLALGDVEIEIIDKMISVPYVEMTLKVMERFGVSAEHSDSCDRTLSRDGQKYKSPGNANVEGEGDASSANYFLAGANITGETVIVEGCGTASLQRDVKFAEFLEKMGCKVSWTENSLIDHLEML